The following are encoded together in the Bos javanicus breed banteng chromosome X, ARS-OSU_banteng_1.0, whole genome shotgun sequence genome:
- the LOC133243161 gene encoding polyadenylate-binding protein 1-like 2, whose translation MASLYVGDLHPEVTEAMLYEKFSPAGPILSIRICRDKITRRSLGYAYVNYQQPVDAKRALETLNFDVIKGRPVRIMWSQRDPSLRKSGVGNVFIKNLGKTIDNKALYNIFSAFGNILSCKVACDEKGPKGYGFVHFQKQESAERAIDAMNGMFLNYRKIFVGRFKSHKEREAERGAWARQSTSADVKDFEEDTDEEATFR comes from the coding sequence ATGGCCTCGCTGTACGTGGGCGACCTGCACCCTGAGGTGACGGAGGCAATGCTGTATGAGAAGTTCAGCCCGGCCGGGCCCATCCTCTCCATCCGCATTTGCAGGGACAAGATCACCCGCCGCTCGTTGGGCTATGCGTATGTCAACTACCAGCAACCGGTGGACGCCAAGCGGGCCCTGGAGACCCTGAACTTTGATGTCATCAAGGGCAGGCCGGTGCGCATCATGTGGTCCCAGCGGGACCCCTCGCTTCGCAAGAGCGGAGTGGGCAACGTCTTCATCAAGAACCTGGGCAAGACCATCGACAACAAGGCTCTGTACAACATCTTCTCGGCGTTCGGCAACATCCTGTCCTGCAAAGTGGCCTGCGACGAAAAGGGGCCCAAGGGCTATGGGTTCGTGCACTTCCAGAAGCAGGAGTCCGCCGAGCGGGCCATAGATGCGATGAATGGCATGTTCCTGAACTACCGCAAAATTTTCGTTGGGAGATTCAAGTCGCATAAAGAACGAGAGGCCGAAAGGGGAGCCTGGGCCAGGCAGTCCACCAGTGCTGACGTCAAGGATTTCGAGGAAGACACCGATGAGGAGGCCACCTTCCGATGA